The following nucleotide sequence is from Trifolium pratense cultivar HEN17-A07 linkage group LG2, ARS_RC_1.1, whole genome shotgun sequence.
ttaagtttatattgtaTCAATTTATcctatcaatttgaataaataaataaaatttatatttactaaaaaaataagcaattcatcgtaaataaataaatgtgagtgATGCCTCTTTGTGTGCCCACAAAAACGATTTGTCGATTCAGGgactttttcaaaacaaaaaataatacagaGATTAAAACCTAAAACGCACGTACATACAGGAACGAATGTGTTATGTAagcctatattttttttaccagtatatatatatatatatatatatatatatatatatatatatatatatatatatatatatatatatatatatatatatatatatatatatattgatgaacatttttttttttataattattctaatataaaaaaacattaatcaTGATTATGCATAGTTTACCCATGCATCGCACGGGTGGAATGACTAGTTATATATTGATATTGTAAAACGACTTACATTTTGGTACAaactttttttccaaagtgaCTTGCATTTTGGAACGGATGGattaatattttgatagtactcatcgaaacaaatctaacaagatctcatatgttaatatttatctttatacattagtaaaaaaatatgttcaAAGTAGTTTGTATAAATAGTGTACATGGtcacaattattttgagacggatggAATAATAAATACCTCTAGTCAccattataacttataagtaaaaaaatacacttttaaattcattaaaaaatagatATAATTAGTCTataaaatacatcaaatttataaaaaatctaaaaagtgtttgtttatgatatggttttttgcaatgtagtcaggttctcGCACCGGGTCTTAGGTTCTTAAGATCCTACGAGCTCGTGAAGGCCAACGGAGCTTAGAACCCATGTAGGTTCCTTTTTTGACCTGTCTGTAGTCAGGTTCTCGCACCGGGTCATAGGTTCTTACGATCCTAGAGTGTTTTTTGACCTGAGCTCTAGACGGCACCGTCGTGAACCTCGCCGGCAGTTAGTGTATGTTTGTTCTCACTCCTTTCGCACTTTCGTTCACTCCTCTCTCACTTTCAACCATCTCTTTCACTCAAATCTCTGTCCTCACTGAAACATTCTGAACTCATCTCTTTCACTTTCAACCctctattttcattttgtttttaaccCTACTGTTGCTTCTTCTAACCCTCTGTTATGAACTTATGAACATTTGGAATGATgtctatgaaatattaattaattaagtttattttgTTATGTATTATATTTCTTTGTGTTTATGTGTATCTGTATATGTGAAGTTACGATTTTACCCTTGAGTAGGATCTTACGAATCGAGCTACGATCCCGATCATACGATTCTCAACCAGCCTACCGATCCTACATAGGATCTCGAACCTGACTACattggttttttgtgtttttggtattgcggaatttggtgggaTGTGATTTTAGAGAGAAAACTCTCCCCAAgtatagggttatatgaagaaaactaaagttcttattttattcatcatgcttatggctctatatatagagctacataaaaacaaatcatatattttaaaaaaaagaaactaatcctataataaattctaaacaaatcttaaatattctaacagaaatataaatcataaaccataatattattttatttcaaatataaatctaaattatatttaaatataaaacttccaaaaaaagatatttaggcattattcctaacactcctccttgactggatataaataaaaacagcAATAAACTAGTGGGACAAGTTTAGTTAAACAGACAATATATGAGATTATTGTTCAATAtaatatgtatataaaaaaaataaaaacaacaataaactAACATATttctattcaaaaaaaaaatccaaaaaaccgcaaaaaaaattgaaaaattaaaaagattatAACCGTAAAATCATGCATATTTGTAGTTCATTTGGTTGGCTGCATTAAGTTAAAACAACATGTTGGACAAGATGTATCAATTTGAGTAAGACACCTTGCCCCAGAACTAACAACATGTGAAGAACAGATGTGCATGTGCTAGGGCAACATGTTGAACAAGATGTCCCAGCTTGAGTATGACATCTTGTGCAGGCAGGGACGGACATAAGggggggcaagtaggggctgaggcccccccctcttgtcatattttttttctttcatatactTGTTCCTGATATATTTGTAcacataaattaatatttgagagatgtgTTAAAAGATTAGTAACGACTGATTGGCGCAAATCATGCACCCACAacatagtaattgtaacaatttactgctttaaaatattttgataatatgtatTAGACACTATTAAAGTCGAAATTCGGTTAAGTTAGTTCTGATTGTTTGCTATAAGTGAGAGATTATTTTctgctatgaagattgtgaaaattaggttgagaaacaagatagaaaatgaatttcaaactaattaatacagattcagttgttgatgaattttatgatatagagcaatatcgtgtacaatttagataaacaatgtaacgtattttttatttattattgaatatatttaagtactattataattatgattatgatttatttaatatttattatttaattattccggCCCCCCGTTTTATAGATTCCTGGATCCGTCACTGTGTGCAGGCTTAATACGTTATCCTTATCTTATGCACGCGAATCTCTCTATGATTTGTTACAATGCGCGAATATAAGATTGCCAGCTAATAAAaggtgtgttaagaagtttGTTATCGAACCTATATGTTAGATATTATTGGAAATCATAACTAACTTGAAGAAGGATTTACTTTGAACTTTATCTtataaagtttattttaaaaattgaatccTATCTTGATGCAACTCAAAGTCAAGCAAATCACATGACTTGTATCTCTATATAAGAAGACTCAACTCAACGTTGTCTTAGTCCTCAGACATCATACAACTTACACAATTGTCTCAAACAACGTGTAGGACAACTGTCATCTGAAGAACAGAaattcaattggcatcagagccgACACCATGTTCTGTTTGGGTGAGCTCAGGGAGAATAATTTTGTTCAAGATGGACAACATGAAGGATGGAGGATCAGtcaacaaaattcatgattCAATCTACAATTTTCTTCCTAAGAAACAAGCACGCTAACCAATTTTGATTCCGTTAAATATTGTATATAACTAATTTATAGTTTTCGtgcattttttaatttgtgttgGATCCATGAAGCTCAAGAATTATTTCCACCAAAAATCGATCTCAGATTCTTCCGAACGATTTGTCCTAAAATGAGCTAAATGGACAACTTGAGCTAGGTTATCATTTTTGTATTCGAAGTTGAAGTACATATCACAATCACTACAATAATGGCTACCCATGTAAatgataatattaattaaaaagatgACCATCATTAAGTAACCCctcatggtaaaaaaaattggaaagatTCTGATTAAACACAGACATGAATGGCCAGTGATAAGAAAGGTAAAAAATTAACTGGCCATTGATAACACCAAATGGCTATATGCCTTTGCTTAATTTCAAGAGTTGATCAAAAGCTCAAATATTAACCTTCTAATTATCTTGGCAGATTATTTGTAATCTAATCATGGCTTACAATCTGAAATTGTTCTCAATTACTCTTCTGATCTGCATAATCTTTTCACCAACTGAAACAGCATCAACATTCAGCCATTACAATTGCACAAAAATAGAAACATTTAGTCCAAATAGCAACTACAAAATCAATCTAAACACACTCTTATCAACACTTTCATCAAAAGCTTCTGATAAAATCAACAATGGCTACTACAATACTAGTATTAGTACAATTGGTGGAACGGAAGACACAATCTATGGTCTTTTCATGTGCATTGGACACACACAGCACTGTGGAGATTGTGTTAAAAACTCTGCCAAAACACTTACCTCAATGTGTGATTCCAAAAAAGAAGCTATAATTTGGTCTGATGAATGCATGGTGCATTATTCCGGACGGTCTTTCTTCGAAACTATGGAAGAATCTCCATCATGGTGTGTGAAAGACTCGTTAGATTATAAAGGTTCATTTGATGGATTCAACAAAAAGCTAAGTTCTTTAATGGTGAATCTTTTAACAGAAGTAAATAAAGCTTCACCGCGAAATGCTACTAAATTTGTTCTCAGGAGATCAATTTTCTTTGAGGATAAATTCTTGAATGGGCTTGCTCAGTGCATACCACATATCTCTAATGATAACTGCATGAAGTGTTTGAAGGATGCTATTGATTATCTTCAAACTTCTTGTGCTAGAGGAAAGATTAGAGGAAGTGTTTTATATCCAAGTTGCATTGTTAGATATGATCCTTATCCATTTTTTGCACAACCTATAGGTTTgaattttcaacatttttaactatataagatggtgattttatttatttcaagtaAATTGAGGTTAACACTAATTAATCTGTTGCAggagcaaaaaagaaaaatgaaccagacccatttttcataatttttcatATTGTTGCTCCTGTCATGGTTGTCTCTGTCACGGTATTCCTTTTCGCGTATTATGTGCTATGTAGGAGAGCAAGGAAGAATCTCAAGTACCACAAAGAAAATTGTAATGTGGaattaaaaatgtttttcatttgtgatgttttataaaattcaatataGTAGATACTTATTTTTACTGATACAATTTTTTGAAAGCAATTGTACTTTTTTTGGTATAGTTGGGGGAGATATTTCATCAGAAGTAAACACTCTgcaatttgatttcaatatgaTTCGACTAGCGACAAACAAGTTCTCTGATGATAACAAGATAGGAGAAGGTGGTTTCGGCGATGTTTATAAGGTTTAtatattaatctatttttttagtgTTAAAACATAGTGAAGAAATTTTGCTACAATGTTCAATGAATATTTgataatcgtatttgttatgcAGGGAATGTTTCCTAATGGATTTGAAATAGCAGTGAAGAGGCTCATAAGAAATTCAAGTCAAGGAGCTTTGGAATTTAAGAATGAAGTGTTATTAATAGCAAAACTTCAACACAGAAATCTTGTGAGATTATTAGGATTTTGCATTCAAAGGAATGAGAAGATACTAATTTATGAATATATGCACAACAAAAGCCTTGATTATTACCTATTCAGTAGGGTATTTCTAACCTTTTATTCTTATATatacttcaattttttctttattttttactttaatgCTTTATATATTAATGAACTTGTGACTATTTAAACATTATAGGCCCTGAAAACCATAAAAAGTTAACGTGGCACGCACGTTACAAGATTATAAGAGGAATTGCGCGAGGTATTCTTTATCTCCATGAGGATTCTCATCTAAAAATCATACACTGTGATCTTAAACCGAGTAACATTTTGTTGGATGACAAAATGAATGCAAAGATATCAGATTTTGGCTTGGCAAGGATTGTTGCCATTGATCAAATGCAAGGAAATACTAGTATAATTGCTGGAACATAGTAAGTATTGATATATTCCTAACACTTttttcctaaaacaaattattattattattttggattttatatTTTCTCTAATGACAGcctttttttctatttattgtTTTCTTCTTAGCGGTTACATGTCTCCCGAATATGCAATGCTTGGCCAATTTTCTGAGAAATCTGATGTATTCAGCTTTGGAGTTATAATTCTTGAGATTGTCAGTGGAAAAAGAAATATTGATTACAATGGAGTAAATTCCATTGATGACCTCGTTAGCCATGTGAGTCTCTTAGTAGATTTCAATTCATGTTAGTTACTTTTGACgattttcatatatttaagaaaagaataaaccattaattttgtCCCTGAGCATAAATCCTCTCTTACTTGTCCCTCaagtaaatgaaaaataataaatttccCTAATATGACAAAATATTAGAGactacttattatttttatttatttgatggaCAAAGTATGCAAGTTCAGAAACAAAATTGGTCGATTTCGGTTAAGGAAAAGAATTCAGCTAACCGAACATCTATATTCGACGATTTTATTACAGGCATGGAAGAAATGGAGAGAAAATAAGGAATTGGAATTATTAGATGCTGCATTGACATACTCATTTTCAGAAACAGAAGTATATAGGTGCATCCAAATTGGTCTACTATGTGTGCAAGAAAATCCAGATCAAAGACCTACTATGGCAACAATTGCTTTGTATTTCAACTGTGATTCAATAGATCTACCATGCCCTCAACAGCCAGCATTTTACATGCGTGGAAAAATAGAAACAAGGGTGGCTAGTAAAATAGCAATGTCAGGTAGACCTAGGAGTTATTCAGTTACAAGGTTTTAAGTTGTTGTCATATTTGTGATTTACCTCACAATCTTTTAAAGTGAGGGAAAtggcataaaaaaatatagttcatGTGATTTCAATTGCAGTATAATATGCATAGAATTTTAAAACTTTGATGTTATGATgttgtaaaatatattttagcaGTAGTATAAGTAAGTAACTATGTGTCCATGAACTTCATGAATGTTTTCTATTTGTATTTTACTTATACATTTCTTCAATGTTTTTATACATTTAAAGTTATATAAGTTCATATGCATATGTGTTTTGGTAGCAAGCATAGCATGTAGAAGGGAGCTTAAATTGTGTTATTGGCAggtgtatgtttggttttaaTTCTTGGCAAGTCAGAATTGATTCTGAACATGTAGTTAATTTTGACATGCTAGATTTCTCTATAATAGaattaattttgacatgttCGGTTGCTTTatagtagaattgattctacttgaagcaaGAAATTATAACTTATGATTCtagaattaatttttacactcaaaATTATTACTTAACTCAATTTTATATAAGAATTTCATTTATATGcacggtgtaaagttattttacacatgcatcaaataatatactgacacatcaggtgtgatatttaaaaacacatgatatatcatattcattaaatgatgtggcaatgcatcattggatgtatgcatctaaatataaatcaatttacTTTCAACTCAATTTTAGTTAAATTCAATTCacttaaaatctttttttttcacACCATAACGAAAGATACACCATGCTTTTGACAACAAAACTCTTTAAAtcataagattttagtttttttttttttttttggtaagcaATCATAAGATTTTAGTTGAGAAGTAAACGGAAAATTGCTCTTTAGGGGCAATTTCGGAATTAGGATCCGAAACTAATATCACTTTGGAACTCGGAAGATAGGATCCGGAATGCTTTGTTTTTACTTTATGTGCATATGAAACGCTGCTAAGCAATAACAGACCCCATATTTCCAGTGTTGGGTTCCTATTTTAAAAAACTCGAAGTATTGCAGTACACACTTACTGATGTGCAAGTTAATCTCATGTCCTTTATTTTTCCCCCTTAATCTAATCCAAAGTGAAGCTTAACGAGGGTACATACCTATTTATCAAAATTCACATAAAGCATCTTCCAATAGGATACACTGAAAATCACAAGAGAATAATCATTTACATCAAAGCTCTTTTTCAATCTGGCTAATTGAAGAATTAGCATACCACTAATAAAAATCCAATTGCAAAGAAAGATAGGATCCCAATTGCAAAGAGCTTATAAAACTCCAATTCGGTTCCCAGCTTCCGAACCTAAACGAGTTCGGATTGCATCTTCCGAAGAACCTATAAAAATCCAATTCTGATTGCATCTTCCGAACGTAATGTACCATGCATGAATTTgcttaaatcaatttttctctGCTTATGTTACCATAACGAAGTCGGTTCCAATCCAAATTGAGTTGCTTTGATTCAGAACTCTTCAAGAACGAGTTAAACTGCTCCTTGACCCATTTCGCTTGCATTCAAGGAatctaaatgcaatttttctAGATCAAAAGGATGTGGAGAAGAATCAAAAGGAAGGTGATGTGGAGAAGATGAAATTTGTGTAGGATTTGGTGTTTGTTTCTTCACCGTGAATTGGTGCATTATGCTCATAGAAGGCAATGGTGCCAGCATTCTCAGATTGTTTCACCTTATTGGTCTGGTCGATTGGTGGGAGAAACTACTTGAACCTCAAGGGCCATGTGAGGTAGATGTTCCATAATTTAACTTCCTAGTTGGAGCCTGAATAATATCAGTTTACCACCTACAAGGGAGATCCATCTTTTTTTGCTCAATAAATGCGATCCCTTCTGGCTTCTACATAAGTGCTAAGAAATAGGTCAAAAAGCAACACATGTTCTCTTTAAAATCGTATGACACTTATTGGTCACTTCTCTTGTCGGTATAAGATTTTTTCTCATTAATAATCTCCAATGAGCAGAAATAATGAACATTTTCGATCAGAGTAACTCCTGAAGTACAAAGTAAAATGCAAGCTTAATTCATTCCCCCATCTACCATACCTTCATTGACTTTTAACTTTTCTGCACTAGAGCTTAATACCAAAATCCCATCATAGCCTTAGCATGAGTCAAGAGAGTACTATTCTCATCTATGAGGTTCCTCATCTATTTatttatgagagagagagagagagagagagagagagagagagggaagGGGGGAGGGAGGGAGGAGGGAGGGCATATGAAATTGTAATAAGATTATGCTTTGGCCAGAGATTTATGGGAAGCTGGCAAATCTTTTTTTACATTACATAAAAGTTGTATTTGCTACACCATTATGCAGCCCACACATAAATCAACACTGCGAACTAGACAAAATCAAGAAGCAATAAATAAAATGACCAAAAGTCAAGCAACTATACCCTGTATACACTCACTAATCCAAAAATCTTATGTACTTATACAGTTCAATGATCAATGACCTCAATTTGAAGAACCTCCATATGAAAACGGAAGTACAAATAAGTTCAAGGTGCTGTGGTCGGCAGACATAGAAGGTGTTGATAATAGTGTTACTCCACTGACAGAAAGAATTACATACACATAACTAAAAGACTGCAGACACCATCTGAATTGCTAATTTCATTAGTTGCCTATACAGAGTAGCTTTTTGCTATATTCGCCTTCTCTACAATCCCTAAGGTGTAGAACAATGCAGAATTCATCCCATGCATTAACTCATTTATAGTGATCTAATTATAAATCTTTACTGGCTTCTCAAACGTGTGACGATTCTGAAAACAAAACCAATGTATTTTGAACAGTTTAAACAGAGAATTTTCCAACCTTAAGTAATCAGCAAAGTGgacaaacacatccaaaaagaCTCAAATAATGCACTTTAAAAATCTTGCTTTTGTTAGAAATATCACAAACCTGGTTCGCAGCATATGATCTTTTAGGAGCATTGTCAGTATGCTCCAAACCAAGATATTGCTCCCAAGCACCATAAACATCACGCCTCTATCAGAACGATACCAAAAAAGTGGAGTATGAACAAATTCAAAACACAAAATTAGTGTTGAATATCAAGCAAGAGAAACAGATAATTACTAAGTTTCAATTAATGCACCTGAAAACGACTAGATACAATGTCTGAATCCTGAAGATACTCAGGACGCCCAAGTGATAGAAAAGCAAACTTCCACTGGCCAACCAAGAAAAATGATAAAACAGTTAGGTTAACTGaaatcaaatataatatcaATTTTTGTTAAGTTAAACCATCAAGCAAAATAAAATGACTTTGAAAGCTGCAAGTGTAACAAATAACAACCCAGGTAAGTGGGGAAATACCTTGCTAAACTCTTCATCAGGAACTTGAAGTTTCTTCTGTATTCGTACTTTAATTTCAGATAGAGCTTCACCTTCATGTATAACCAAGAAAAAAGGATCCCCAAAGTTTTGAATTTGCTGTGAAGTTTAGgcaaaacaaaatacacaattAACAACAGCGTGAATATTAGAGatatcaataattaaaaaaaaaaattgaatcaattaaaaCTATTTACCATTTGATTTTGAGCAGTGTCTTTAGTAAAATGGTACACATGAATTAGACGATCCTGTGGACCtatgtttttctcttcttctggAATCTGTGAAATTTGAATAAACCCACCCGAGTTTCATTTATTTTGCGAGAGaaatcaaacaattaaaaatagtaTCTAATGTCCAGAGAATAATTTGACGGTCTTATTATTAGAGCAAATAAAAGAAGGAATATGTCATACTCTAAAGATTTCAAACCCCACTAATAGAAAGAGATTCCTACCTCCTCAGCTCGCAGTGTCCAGTATTGATCATTAATGTTTTCAATCTTTTCATTAGATGGGAACACCTGCACAGGCAGATTGGCAGGAAGGGATAAATgtaaatagtaataatttgtCTTTGTCTAATAGTCAAACCAGAAAGACAGAAACAAGTACAATTGAAGAATCATAATTATACTTAATTCAGTAAGTTTAACTATGATTTACAGATAAATTTTTTtgcaacaataacaaaaaaatctaACAATTTCGTGAGTCATAATCAACACAGATGTAACTAAATACCTTGTATATCTTGTGATAGAAGACTTCAAGCAAACGTAGCTCAGCATCAGGAAGAGATAACTCTACCTGAGCAACAATAGTAAAAAGTGAGCATGATACAGAATTATACTATTGTttcatttgaaaaattaatatcgGGGAACGCtgacaatttatttgaaaaaattataattcagtCAACATTGAAATCTCAGTTGCTCAAAACATGCAAATGATAGCTTCACCTAAGTGACACTCTTATTATTTTCTTCGTTATTCAGATGAAGCCAGGTGTACTAGTTTTTTGCAATTGTGACCTGTGGCCATAATATGGTGCAAGAGTCTTATCTACACATAAAATGTAACCAGTTAATGAATTGAAGCTTAACAATTTCACCTTTGTTTTAAGATCATCGAGGACATCTCCAACAGAGCTCTGCTTTGGGAGTCTGATGGTGTGACTAACCACCTGATTTAACAATGTAAAGAAATATAGTAAAGGGTAATGTTAAAAATATAGATGAAAATAGAAGAGAATAAGGTCACCATACCTCGTCCTTGATGGCACTATGAAATGCAACTTTCAGAGTTTTCAAGCCTTGTAATTCAGGTAGAGGGATGTCGAGTACTTCATAGTATAATATATCTGACGTCTGATGTCGAAGAAAAGAAATAAGatgtaatatttttcaaaaactaatattaaGACGTATTAAACAATTAATACCTGATTGTAATGAACTAGCATATCAGACAAATGATCCACGCCTCGGTACTTAATAGGCTGAGGTTTCGGTTGTTGAGAGTAGCAGTTGTGAGGGGTAAGACGTATTTTGGATGGATCATCCAAGTCAAGTTGTTGAGCTACTCTCTCCACCACATCATCGTATGTATGAAGCCTTGACCTATAAACCAATTTACTTAAGAGTATAAGAACAAGGATGTAGAGTTAAGCATAATAGTATATAAATTCTTACACCAGCTATCTGGTAATATAGTTCCAAGATGCTTACATCTCCAAGGAAAAGTCATCTTCCTTGGGTCTGTCCAGAGATCGAAAATGAACCACCTAAGAGTATAACAGATTGACAAGTGATTTCAGATGTTAATTCTTGAAATATAAACATAATGAACTTCAAGATAGCTTTGCACGTATGCACAAGCCTGTGCATTCGGGAAGGTTTCATATCCACATCACCTAAAACCAAATAAAACTGCATTTAGTAAGGCAAAAATTGAAAGTACCTGGCGGTTGTGAACATATTCTAAATATGAGGGAACGTCTGGATAGCGGACTTGTTCCTCGTTATCCACTGCAGGAGCTTTCTGAAAGCATACAATATCTCCATCCTCCAGCTACAAATAAAGAATACAGTCAACATGCCAATAGAAGATACAGCAACTCAATCGAAGAATTTGGTTCATGTATTGTATGTATTGTTTTATAAATCCTGGGAATCTTTACATGGGGATTTTGGATTCTCATGTTTGGTAAAACCCCTCCAAAAATATTCCCAATCTAAAGTGTTTCCCGGACATTTTTTCTGATGATACCCAGATTGTCATTCCAAAGGTGGGTTTGCACTATTCTCAAGGCAGGGGGGTACTTTAAATTCATGATTTGTTTAAACTACTTAACCTACCACCAGTCCACCACCACATCATTTCCACAAGCGGCCACTGCCACTTGCCAAAGTCTCCAGTTGCAAGAAATCAGCCACTCTACCATTACCAACTGTAATTGACAGTGATCAGCCTTCAGCCAACGATGGCAACAGCCACTTGTCGACAGAATTTTATAGGCTCTGCCACCGTTAGAAGTTGACCAAAGCTAATCACTGGAATC
It contains:
- the LOC123909952 gene encoding cysteine-rich receptor-like protein kinase 10, with amino-acid sequence MAYNLKLFSITLLICIIFSPTETASTFSHYNCTKIETFSPNSNYKINLNTLLSTLSSKASDKINNGYYNTSISTIGGTEDTIYGLFMCIGHTQHCGDCVKNSAKTLTSMCDSKKEAIIWSDECMVHYSGRSFFETMEESPSWCVKDSLDYKGSFDGFNKKLSSLMVNLLTEVNKASPRNATKFVLRRSIFFEDKFLNGLAQCIPHISNDNCMKCLKDAIDYLQTSCARGKIRGSVLYPSCIVRYDPYPFFAQPIGAKKKNEPDPFFIIFHIVAPVMVVSVTVFLFAYYVLCRRARKNLKYHKENFGGDISSEVNTLQFDFNMIRLATNKFSDDNKIGEGGFGDVYKGMFPNGFEIAVKRLIRNSSQGALEFKNEVLLIAKLQHRNLVRLLGFCIQRNEKILIYEYMHNKSLDYYLFSPENHKKLTWHARYKIIRGIARGILYLHEDSHLKIIHCDLKPSNILLDDKMNAKISDFGLARIVAIDQMQGNTSIIAGTYGYMSPEYAMLGQFSEKSDVFSFGVIILEIVSGKRNIDYNGVNSIDDLVSHAWKKWRENKELELLDAALTYSFSETEVYRCIQIGLLCVQENPDQRPTMATIALYFNCDSIDLPCPQQPAFYMRGKIETRVASKIAMSGRPRSYSVTRF